TCGACGCCGGGGCGACCAGGTTCGCCGGCGACATCTACGGCATCCGGACCGTCGACGACCACGCCGCGCTCGACTCCGCGAACAACCCGGTCCACCTGCCCGGCACCATCACGGTCACCGGCCCATGAGCGGACCCGCCACCCCCGGAGCGGAGTTCGGCCAAGTTCGGTGGCGGCCGGCCGGCGCCGTGGCGCTCCCCGCGCTGCTCGCCGCGGGCGCCCTCGGCCAGGCGATGGGCGGCGGCGTGCTCGCCGCCGGGCTGCAGATCCAGAGCGGCACCGTCCAGCTGACCACCAGCAGCCTGTACGGCACGCACTACGCCGCCGCCGTGGTCGACCAGGCCTACACCCGGCCCGACGGCACCACCGGCGTCGCGCACCCGCTGCGGATGGGCTTCGCGCAGGGCGTCATCAACGGGCTCTGCCTGTCGCAGAAGCAGCAGATCCTGGGCGCCACCTACACCCTGATGATCACCCTCGGCGACGGCAACCCCGGCAGCTGGGAGATCACCACCCAGAACACCGTCCTCGACCTGCGCGCCGCCACGGGCGTGCTCGACATGGACGGACTGGTCGACCTGAACATCAACGGACCCGACACCACCACGGTCGGCGACGGCGCCGGCGGCTACCTGCCCAACCCGTTGAACAGCCCGCAGCACCGCTTCGGCATCCAGGCCGGCTACGCCAAGTTCGACCAGGTCACCGCGACCGTCCACGACCTCCAACTGCCCGGCCTGCTGAACACCCCCGGCCTCACCATCAGCGTCAAGCCCGGCTCTGTCGACTGCCCCGCCCCGCCCGCACCCACCGGCGCCCCCGGCACCCGCTGAGCCCGACCGTTCGCCGACCGGCCGGAACCGGACGGTGCCGACGGCGCGTCACCCCGGACAACGGGCGAACGGGATTGCCCACCAGGCCGCAGGGCAGGAGGACGGTATGGGAATCGTCAGCTGGATCATCCTCGGGCTCCTCGCCGGAGCCATCGCGAAGCTCCTGCTGCCCGGCAAGGACCCGGGCGGCATCATCGTCACCACCCTGATCGGCGTCGCCGGCTCCTTCCTCGGCGGCTGGCTGTCCTCGAAGATCCTGCACAAGTCGGTCAACGTGCACTTCTTCGACCTCCCCACCTGGATCTCCGCGATCGCCGGCGCGCTGGTCCTGCTGATCGCCTACCGGCTGGTGTTCGGGAGGTCCCGCGACTGACGGTCCGACCGCCGGAGGGGGCGCCGGGCGACCGGCGCCCCCTCCGGCGCGCTCACGGCTCCGGCAGCGGCTCCTGGGCGTCGAGCCACGCCGCCGGGACGCCGGCCGCACCCGTCCGGGCGGCCACCACGCCCGCCGCGATGGCGCAGGTGGTGTCCATGTCCCCCCAGCCGGACAGCGTCCGCCACAGGCACTCGGTCAGGTCGTCGAGGTGGCCGGCCGCGGACCAGAGCGCGAACGGCACGGTGTCCTGCGCGGAGACCAGGTGGCCCGATCCGAGGACCACTGCGGCGTGCCGCACGCTGGTGCCCGACGGAAGGCGAGCGGCCACCCGCAGACCCGAGCGGACGTCGGAGTCCGGCAGCAGCCCCGCCACCTCCCGAAGGAACTCCGCCCGGGCGGGCGCGGCCGCGCCGCGCGAGCGGACCGCGAACGCCGCGGCCAGCGCCACCGCTAGCGCACCCGCCGCCGCCTCCGGGTGTGCGTGCGTGGCGCGGGCCGAGCGCCCGGCCTGCTCCGCGACCACCGCGAGGTCGTCCGCGAACCAGGCGCCGAGCGGCGCGACCCGCATCGCCGCGCCGTTGCCGTGCGACCCCTGACCCGCGAACAGCGCCGAGCTGACCGCGACATGGTCCGCCCCCGCATGCACCGCGCGCAGCACCTGGTGCATCGACGGCCCGTACTTGCGGTGCGGTACGGCGGTGTACTCGGCGGCGAACTCGCGCGCCAGCGCCGCCGGTTCGACCTCGCCGCGGGCCCGCAGGTGACGGGTGAGGACGAGGGCCATCGCGGTGTCGTCCGTCCAGTGCCAGGGCCCGTGGCGGACGATCCGGGCGCGGGCCTCGGCGGAGGCTTCGTCGACCGGAGGGTGGAACCAGCGGTCGCCGAACGCATCACCGAGCGCCAGACCGCGCAGGCTGTCCAGGGCGGGCGGCGGGACGGGACGGCGGGCGGACACGGGGGGCCTCCGGTGGACGGGCGTCCGGACGGAACCCGAGGCGGGACCGAGGCGGACGCGAGTGACCAGGCAGATTGTGTCCGCCCGGTCGGATCGTCCGCCAACGGATTTCCCGACTGGTACCAAAGGCTGATTCGGTGTCACCCATCGGACGGGGTTCGCTCGATCGTGGGCGGTTCGCGCTGCCGAACCGCCCCCGCGGGTCCAAGGTGGGAGACGGACGCACTCGGAAGATCGCGTCCCGCTCGCCACGCCAGGCCCGGGCCCGTGCACGCGCCCCGGAGGACCACGTCCGCCGGACGTGCGCCCCCGGACCGGGCGCGACGCGCGGAGCGGCAGGCCACCTCGCAGGGAGACGAACCAATCTTCTAGGCTCGCTCATCGGTCCCCTGTTCCCGGTGCCCGTCCGCGCCGAGACCGGAGACCGACGTCCCCGGGCCCCGGGCCGAGCCGGAGCCGCGGACCGAGCGAGGAGGACGCAGTGTTGCACAGCCCCAGGTCGCACCGTACGAGGCGACCGAGCCAGACGCCGCCGATACCTCCCAGTGCGCCCCACCCCGCCGGGGGTGAACGGTGAGTCCCCATACCGTGGCCCCCGAGCCGCACCCCGCCGAAGCCGTCGCGCGCCCCGAGACCCGGACCGCCCCGACCGCGCCCGAACTGCCCGCCGCCGCGCCACCGGTGGCCACTCCCGCCGGCACACCCGACCCGGCCCCCACCGCCGCGCTGCCCGGCCTCCCGCGAACCCTCACCTCGCGGGCCAGGACCCTCGCCGCGGCCGTCCGCAAGCGCTGCGCGGACCTCGCCCGGATCGAGTCCCCGTCCGGCGACGCACCCCGGCTGAACGCCCTCGCCGAAGAACTCGCCGCCGGCTACGCCGCGACCGGGGCCACCGCCGTCCGGGAGAGCTGCGAGCACGGCGACCACCTGGTGCTCAACTGGCCCGGCCGCCACGAGGAACTGCCGCACCTGCTGGTGGTCGGCCACCACGACACCGTGTGGCCCGTCGGAACACTCGCCGACTGGCCCGTCGAAGAACGCGACGGCCGGCTGACCGGACCCGGCATCCTCGACATGAAGGGCGGACTCGCCCTGCTGGAAGGCGCGTTCGCGCTCCTCGCCGACCTCGGCCAGCGGCCGCACCGCCCGGTCCGGCTGGTGATCGTCTCCGACGAGGAGATCGGCAGCCCCGACGGCCGCCGGCAGGTCGAACGCCACCTGCGCGGCGCCGCCGCCGTTCTCGGACTCGAACCCGGGCACCCCGACGGCCGTCTGAAGACCGCCCGCCGCGGCTCCACCCGGGTCCGCCTCACCGTCACCGGACGCGAGGCGCACGCCGGCAACGACGCCGCCGACGGCGTCTCCGCGATCGACGAACTCGTCGACCAGCTGATCGCCGTCCGCGGCCTCGCCCGCCAACCCGGCACCGAGCTCAACACCGGACGGATCGACGGCGGCACCCGCGCCAACGTCATCGCCGGGCGCGCCGAGGCCGAACTCGGACTGCGGTTCGCCACCACCGAGGCCCAGCGCCGCACCCTCGACATCCTTGCCCACCTCACCGCGAACCGGGCCGGCGCGGACGTGCGCACCGAAGTCCTCTCCAGCCGCCCCGCCTGGCCCGAGCGCAGCGGCAACCCGCTGCTGCGGCACGTCCGCTCGCTCGCCGCCGCGCTCGGCCAGCACCTCGACGGGGCGCCCGCCGGCGGGGCGGGCGACACCAACCTGGCCGGCGCACGCGGACTCCCCACCCTGGACGGCCTCGGCGCGGTCGGCGGCGGGCCGCACGCCCGCCACGAACACCTCCGCATCGACCAACTGGGCCCCCGCATCGCCCTGCTGGCCACGCTCCTGGCCGTGCCGCTCCCGCGCCTCCGGGACCGCTGACGCGCACACCAGGGGCGCGGGGAACTGCGCGCCGCGGGAGGCGACCGACACAGCCCCCCGCGCCCCTGGTGGTGCAGGCGCTGATCGCATCCTTGCCACGGCGTGGGCGCTGTGTACAGAATGGAACCGACCGAACGGTCAGTCGGGAGGTGGGTGGTGGAGGCGAGCGCGCAGGCGCAGGCGCAGTCGCGGTTCGAGGCGGTGGTCGCCGCCGAGCAGCGGGTGGAGCCGCGGGACTGGATGCCGGAGGCGTACCGGGCGACGCTGGTGCGGCAGATCGCGCAGCATGCCCACTCGGAGATCATCGGGATGCAGCCGGAGGGCAACTGGCTGACCCGCGCGCCGTCGCTGCGGCGCAAGGCGATCCTGCTGGCCAAGGCGCAGGACGAGGCCGGGCACGGGCTGTACCTGTACGCGGCGGCGGAGACCCTCGGGGTGGACCGCGCGGAGCTGACCGAGAAGCTGATCGACGGCCGGCAGAAGTACTCGTCGATCTTCAACTACCCGACGCTGACGTTCGCGGACGTCGGCGTGATCGGCTGGCTGGTGGACGGCGCGGCGATCTGCAACCAGGTGCCGCTGTGCCGGTGCAGCTACGGGCCGTACGCCCGGGCGATGGTGCGGATCTGCA
The DNA window shown above is from Streptomyces sp. TLI_171 and carries:
- a CDS encoding M20 family metallopeptidase yields the protein MSPHTVAPEPHPAEAVARPETRTAPTAPELPAAAPPVATPAGTPDPAPTAALPGLPRTLTSRARTLAAAVRKRCADLARIESPSGDAPRLNALAEELAAGYAATGATAVRESCEHGDHLVLNWPGRHEELPHLLVVGHHDTVWPVGTLADWPVEERDGRLTGPGILDMKGGLALLEGAFALLADLGQRPHRPVRLVIVSDEEIGSPDGRRQVERHLRGAAAVLGLEPGHPDGRLKTARRGSTRVRLTVTGREAHAGNDAADGVSAIDELVDQLIAVRGLARQPGTELNTGRIDGGTRANVIAGRAEAELGLRFATTEAQRRTLDILAHLTANRAGADVRTEVLSSRPAWPERSGNPLLRHVRSLAAALGQHLDGAPAGGAGDTNLAGARGLPTLDGLGAVGGGPHARHEHLRIDQLGPRIALLATLLAVPLPRLRDR
- a CDS encoding ADP-ribosylglycohydrolase family protein translates to MSARRPVPPPALDSLRGLALGDAFGDRWFHPPVDEASAEARARIVRHGPWHWTDDTAMALVLTRHLRARGEVEPAALAREFAAEYTAVPHRKYGPSMHQVLRAVHAGADHVAVSSALFAGQGSHGNGAAMRVAPLGAWFADDLAVVAEQAGRSARATHAHPEAAAGALAVALAAAFAVRSRGAAAPARAEFLREVAGLLPDSDVRSGLRVAARLPSGTSVRHAAVVLGSGHLVSAQDTVPFALWSAAGHLDDLTECLWRTLSGWGDMDTTCAIAAGVVAARTGAAGVPAAWLDAQEPLPEP
- a CDS encoding GlsB/YeaQ/YmgE family stress response membrane protein, with the translated sequence MGIVSWIILGLLAGAIAKLLLPGKDPGGIIVTTLIGVAGSFLGGWLSSKILHKSVNVHFFDLPTWISAIAGALVLLIAYRLVFGRSRD
- a CDS encoding DUF6230 family protein, encoding MSGPATPGAEFGQVRWRPAGAVALPALLAAGALGQAMGGGVLAAGLQIQSGTVQLTTSSLYGTHYAAAVVDQAYTRPDGTTGVAHPLRMGFAQGVINGLCLSQKQQILGATYTLMITLGDGNPGSWEITTQNTVLDLRAATGVLDMDGLVDLNINGPDTTTVGDGAGGYLPNPLNSPQHRFGIQAGYAKFDQVTATVHDLQLPGLLNTPGLTISVKPGSVDCPAPPAPTGAPGTR
- the paaA gene encoding 1,2-phenylacetyl-CoA epoxidase subunit PaaA translates to MEPTERSVGRWVVEASAQAQAQSRFEAVVAAEQRVEPRDWMPEAYRATLVRQIAQHAHSEIIGMQPEGNWLTRAPSLRRKAILLAKAQDEAGHGLYLYAAAETLGVDRAELTEKLIDGRQKYSSIFNYPTLTFADVGVIGWLVDGAAICNQVPLCRCSYGPYARAMVRICKEESFHQRQGYELLMTLMAGTDAQQRMVQDAVDRWWWPSLMMFGPPDGASPNSERSMAWRIKRHSNDELRQRFVDMTVPQAEHLGVTLPDPALAWNEERGSWDFGEPDWSELQQVIKGQGPCNAQRIERRRTAHEDGAWVREAASAYAAKQAARKESGR